The Providencia rettgeri genome includes a window with the following:
- the ytfE gene encoding Regulator of cell morphogenesis and NO signaling translates to MQFRDKTLGQLALSIPRASSLFRQYNMDYCCGGKQTLSRSAEKLKLDIDLLESQLAELATETLEKDWRKAPLGEIIDFIIVRYHDRHREQLPELILQAQKVERVHVNKPSVPKGLSKYLEALLEELTSHMMKEERVLFPMIKNGMGKNAAGPISVMEQEHDDAGDILEAIKGITDNVTPPPEACTTWRVLYNGINELIDDLMNHINLENNLLFPRALAGE, encoded by the coding sequence ATGCAATTTAGAGATAAAACACTTGGACAGCTCGCATTATCTATTCCTAGAGCCTCTTCTTTATTCCGCCAATATAATATGGATTACTGTTGTGGTGGAAAACAGACTCTCAGTCGTAGTGCAGAAAAATTAAAGTTAGATATTGACCTATTAGAAAGCCAATTAGCTGAATTAGCCACAGAAACGTTAGAAAAAGACTGGCGTAAAGCTCCGCTCGGTGAAATTATCGATTTTATCATTGTTCGCTATCATGATAGGCACAGAGAGCAATTACCTGAACTTATCTTACAGGCGCAAAAAGTTGAACGCGTTCATGTAAATAAGCCAAGTGTGCCAAAAGGTTTATCAAAATACTTAGAAGCATTACTGGAAGAATTAACTAGCCATATGATGAAAGAGGAACGCGTTTTATTCCCTATGATAAAAAATGGAATGGGCAAAAACGCGGCAGGCCCAATTAGTGTGATGGAGCAAGAACATGATGATGCTGGTGATATCTTAGAGGCCATTAAAGGCATTACCGATAATGTTACACCGCCACCAGAAGCCTGTACTACCTGGCGTGTGTTGTATAATGGTATCAATGAACTGATTGATGACTTAATGAATCATATTAACCTAGAAAATAATTTATTATTCCCAAGAGCACTCGCTGGCGAATAA
- the murR_1 gene encoding MurPQ operon repressor, translating to MLDFLKNYDNLTISEKKVLKYLTDNITDIPYLNINELVAKTFVSKTVIINLSQKLGFSGFKELKFQINNYILTKNKTEKIIPSSYKKQLEKNINKSFTLINEEQISDCAKILHKSRNIFIVARGTSKAVGYYLEHLLFALGLHCFFINDYNLSDSFTRLVSKDDTVIFISLSGGTKKIIETAKIVQLKGANIISMTAFNTNELTTYTDNTLFCFADNFDTKRDDTKSRIGFFILVDLLINELENLL from the coding sequence ATGTTGGATTTCTTAAAAAATTACGATAATTTAACCATTAGCGAAAAAAAAGTTTTAAAATACCTGACTGATAACATTACGGATATCCCTTACTTAAATATTAATGAGCTGGTTGCTAAAACCTTTGTTTCTAAAACAGTTATCATTAATTTATCGCAAAAATTAGGGTTTAGTGGGTTTAAAGAGCTTAAATTTCAGATTAATAATTATATTTTAACAAAAAATAAGACTGAAAAAATTATCCCGTCATCTTATAAAAAACAACTCGAAAAAAATATTAATAAAAGCTTTACGTTAATTAATGAAGAGCAAATTAGTGATTGTGCTAAAATACTACATAAATCGAGAAATATTTTTATTGTTGCAAGAGGAACAAGCAAAGCGGTTGGTTATTACCTTGAGCATTTGCTATTTGCGTTAGGACTACACTGTTTTTTCATTAATGACTACAATTTATCTGACTCTTTCACTCGATTAGTTAGCAAAGATGACACTGTCATTTTTATCTCGCTATCTGGTGGAACAAAAAAAATTATTGAAACAGCAAAAATTGTGCAATTAAAAGGGGCGAATATTATTAGCATGACCGCTTTTAATACCAATGAATTAACCACTTATACTGATAATACTCTGTTTTGTTTTGCCGATAATTTTGATACTAAAAGGGATGATACCAAATCCAGAATTGGCTTTTTTATTTTAGTTGATTTACTTATCAATGAATTAGAAAACCTACTTTAA
- the pcaB_1 gene encoding 3-carboxy-cis,cis-muconate cycloisomerase, with the protein MRALYDSKSKTIDDRGIKDLLSDEAKYSTWLMFESMLAQAQAELGFIPQSAANEIKEKAVIENIDFEEMSRIYQKIGHGFVPFLKVLVNACSEESGKYIHYGITTQNIQQSSQLYMMKTVHHKFMLLLGEIIENLSNLAEKTKHMVMPGRTHGRHAIPITYGYKVSVWISDFIDCYQRMKECEKRVFTIMMGGAVGAFNSMPEVGMAVQKRVAELVGDGSHGSTIQKFEHP; encoded by the coding sequence ATGAGAGCATTATACGATTCTAAAAGTAAAACTATTGATGACCGTGGAATTAAAGACTTATTGTCTGATGAAGCAAAATATTCTACTTGGTTAATGTTTGAATCCATGTTGGCCCAAGCTCAAGCTGAACTGGGATTTATTCCTCAATCAGCGGCAAATGAAATTAAAGAAAAGGCCGTAATCGAAAATATCGATTTTGAAGAAATGAGCCGTATTTACCAAAAAATAGGCCATGGTTTCGTACCTTTCTTAAAGGTTTTAGTGAATGCTTGCTCTGAGGAAAGCGGTAAATATATCCATTATGGTATTACCACACAAAATATTCAGCAAAGTTCACAGCTGTATATGATGAAAACCGTACACCATAAATTTATGTTGTTATTGGGTGAAATCATCGAAAACTTGTCGAATCTGGCTGAAAAAACCAAACATATGGTGATGCCGGGAAGAACCCATGGGCGTCATGCAATTCCGATAACCTATGGCTATAAGGTTTCAGTGTGGATCAGTGACTTTATTGACTGTTATCAGCGAATGAAAGAGTGTGAAAAGCGCGTGTTCACTATTATGATGGGCGGTGCAGTTGGCGCTTTTAACTCGATGCCTGAGGTTGGAATGGCGGTACAAAAACGTGTCGCTGAACTGGTGGGGGATGGAAGCCATGGAAGTACCATCCAGAAATTTGAGCACCCATAA
- the ptsG_1 gene encoding EIICBA-Glc, whose amino-acid sequence MARKKFGESIQRFGRTLLLPIGVLAPIGMILGISGALVQTYMIARFPFLGNETVNALLVSIRSIAGVIFDNIPLLFAMGVAYGMSHRDKGIAVFASVVGYLSLIITMNIWLVLTGKLADPAMMGQVGQIKVLGIQTLNISAAGGIITGLIAAWATDKFYNLELPTAFAFFSGKKSVSIIMIGLMIGVGALLPFIWEVLVQGLMKLSAVFLSPVGPFFTAGGERLFIPFGLHHVWNVLFRFTEAGGTYIIDGQTFVGVVPALTEVLFNQGPDSEYWAMMPSLTRFMAQQQMLVTLFLFPAIALAIYKTSKKENRAEVKSMLVTMVLTAMLGNVTEPLEFTFVFIAPLLYLTYAIIVGIGAVLLSLAEVGIGYIRGTVFDFTIFGLLYEHTNWIFLVIIGSCLAVVTYFIFYWAIIKFDIKTPGREESSNLKNTLIKEKRYGEIAEILIQALGGKQNIRNVDNCITRMRIDVGEVNQIDKDLMLESGCTAFFFPSANHVHVVYGPKVEFVRNAVDEAMKK is encoded by the coding sequence ATGGCCAGAAAAAAGTTTGGTGAATCTATTCAACGCTTTGGGAGAACATTACTCCTTCCGATAGGTGTATTAGCCCCTATTGGTATGATATTGGGTATCAGTGGTGCATTAGTGCAGACTTATATGATTGCACGTTTTCCTTTTCTTGGAAATGAAACGGTTAATGCATTACTTGTCAGTATTCGTTCAATCGCAGGTGTTATTTTTGATAATATTCCCTTGCTCTTTGCAATGGGTGTGGCCTATGGGATGAGCCATCGAGATAAGGGAATTGCCGTCTTTGCCTCGGTAGTCGGTTACTTATCGCTGATCATCACTATGAATATTTGGTTAGTCCTTACTGGTAAACTTGCTGACCCTGCAATGATGGGCCAAGTGGGACAAATTAAAGTTCTTGGTATACAAACTTTAAATATCAGTGCTGCCGGAGGGATTATTACTGGTTTGATTGCCGCTTGGGCCACCGATAAGTTTTATAACCTTGAGTTACCGACCGCATTCGCTTTCTTTTCCGGTAAAAAATCCGTTTCTATTATTATGATAGGTTTAATGATTGGAGTGGGGGCGTTATTACCGTTTATTTGGGAAGTATTAGTTCAAGGTTTGATGAAACTCTCTGCGGTATTTTTAAGTCCAGTGGGGCCATTTTTTACGGCAGGAGGTGAACGCTTATTTATTCCATTTGGTTTACACCATGTATGGAACGTTTTGTTTAGATTCACTGAAGCGGGTGGTACTTATATTATTGATGGCCAAACCTTTGTTGGCGTTGTCCCTGCATTAACTGAAGTACTATTTAACCAAGGCCCGGATAGCGAATATTGGGCGATGATGCCAAGTTTGACTCGCTTTATGGCGCAGCAACAAATGTTGGTTACATTGTTCCTCTTCCCTGCGATTGCTCTTGCTATATATAAAACATCGAAGAAAGAAAACCGCGCAGAAGTGAAATCCATGCTTGTCACCATGGTATTAACGGCAATGCTTGGTAACGTCACAGAGCCACTCGAATTTACCTTCGTATTCATTGCGCCATTACTGTATTTAACTTATGCCATTATTGTCGGTATTGGTGCGGTGTTACTTTCATTGGCTGAGGTTGGTATCGGTTATATTCGTGGAACCGTCTTTGATTTTACTATCTTTGGTCTGCTGTACGAACACACTAACTGGATTTTCCTTGTTATTATCGGTAGCTGTTTAGCCGTCGTCACTTACTTTATTTTCTACTGGGCAATTATTAAATTTGATATTAAAACTCCTGGTCGTGAAGAATCTAGTAATCTGAAAAATACTTTAATTAAAGAAAAACGCTACGGCGAAATTGCAGAAATTTTAATCCAAGCATTAGGTGGAAAACAAAATATTCGTAACGTAGATAACTGTATTACTCGTATGCGTATTGATGTTGGAGAAGTTAACCAAATTGATAAAGATTTAATGTTGGAATCAGGATGTACCGCATTCTTCTTTCCATCGGCAAACCACGTCCATGTCGTATATGGACCAAAGGTTGAGTTCGTTCGCAATGCTGTTGATGAAGCAATGAAGAAATAA
- the purB_1 gene encoding Adenylosuccinate lyase — MEVPSRNLSTHKLEYMANLALMANICHKIGEEVYSTTLEEIAEVSEGFTKGTVGSSTMPHKINPKLAKGIIANSQKLYSLPSVGMYSAVRPYEGDSSSYMLFDGLIEEALELTTEILLRTEELSRTIVPHEERMLHNVLRNKGLDNTEYVMMKMAEKLGKDKAHSLLYEEAIKTAADGEDFYTNLTKNSVISAAFSNEEIKAMLDPRSYIGLSVEIAEKEAKRGLAIAQEIKQQYQ; from the coding sequence ATGGAAGTACCATCCAGAAATTTGAGCACCCATAAACTTGAATATATGGCAAATTTAGCGCTAATGGCGAATATTTGCCATAAAATCGGCGAAGAGGTCTATAGCACAACGTTAGAAGAAATTGCAGAAGTTTCTGAAGGGTTTACCAAAGGAACAGTAGGCAGTAGTACTATGCCACATAAAATAAACCCGAAACTGGCAAAGGGAATTATCGCTAACTCGCAGAAATTATATTCCTTACCAAGTGTTGGTATGTATTCCGCGGTAAGGCCTTATGAAGGAGATAGTAGTTCTTATATGTTATTTGATGGGTTAATCGAAGAAGCTTTGGAATTAACCACAGAAATTTTATTAAGAACAGAGGAGCTTTCGAGGACGATTGTGCCACATGAAGAGAGAATGCTTCATAATGTATTGAGAAATAAAGGTCTTGATAATACTGAATATGTCATGATGAAGATGGCGGAAAAATTAGGTAAAGATAAAGCTCATTCCCTTCTGTATGAAGAAGCTATTAAAACGGCAGCGGATGGGGAGGATTTCTACACTAATTTAACCAAAAACAGTGTGATATCAGCAGCGTTCAGTAATGAAGAAATTAAAGCCATGCTCGACCCGAGGTCTTATATTGGGTTATCTGTCGAAATTGCTGAAAAAGAAGCAAAACGTGGATTAGCAATTGCCCAAGAAATTAAGCAACAATATCAATAG
- the norV gene encoding Anaerobic nitric oxide reductase flavorubredoxin, giving the protein MINHAEEDHAGALTELMRFIPNTPIYCTANAIDSINGHHHHPEWNFKIVKTGDTLNIGNNKQLIFIETPMLHWPDSMMTYFTEDAVLFSNDAFGQHYCDERLFNDEVDQNELFEQCQRYYANILTPFSRLVTPKINEILGFNLPVDMIATSHGVVWRNNPNQIIELYLKWAADYQEDRITIFYDTMSNNTRLMADAIAQGINEADPNVAVKIFNVARSDKNDIITHVFRSKAALVGTSTMNNVMMPKIAGMLEEITGLRFLNKKAAAFGSFGWNGGAVDRVQTRLMDAGFDTALSLKAKWKPDTKTLDDCREYGRNIARQWALPA; this is encoded by the coding sequence GTGATTAACCACGCAGAAGAAGATCATGCTGGTGCATTAACTGAATTAATGCGCTTTATTCCTAATACCCCTATCTATTGCACCGCTAATGCTATTGATTCAATAAATGGTCACCACCACCATCCTGAGTGGAATTTTAAAATCGTTAAAACAGGCGATACGCTCAATATAGGTAACAATAAGCAATTGATTTTCATTGAAACTCCAATGTTACATTGGCCTGATAGTATGATGACTTATTTTACTGAAGATGCAGTGCTTTTTAGTAATGATGCTTTCGGGCAGCACTATTGTGATGAGCGATTATTTAATGATGAGGTCGACCAAAATGAATTATTTGAGCAATGCCAACGCTACTATGCCAATATTCTTACACCATTTAGCCGCTTAGTAACGCCAAAAATAAATGAAATTTTAGGCTTTAACCTACCTGTCGATATGATAGCCACGTCACACGGGGTAGTATGGCGTAATAACCCAAATCAAATCATTGAATTATATTTGAAGTGGGCAGCCGATTACCAAGAAGATCGCATCACTATTTTCTACGATACCATGTCAAATAATACCCGTTTAATGGCGGATGCAATCGCTCAAGGCATCAATGAAGCCGACCCTAACGTCGCCGTTAAAATATTTAACGTTGCACGCAGTGATAAAAACGACATTATTACTCATGTTTTCCGCTCCAAGGCGGCGTTGGTCGGTACCTCAACCATGAATAATGTCATGATGCCCAAAATAGCAGGTATGCTTGAAGAAATTACTGGCTTACGTTTTTTAAATAAAAAAGCCGCTGCTTTTGGGAGTTTTGGCTGGAATGGTGGCGCTGTTGATCGTGTTCAAACACGTTTGATGGATGCCGGTTTTGATACCGCATTATCTTTAAAAGCAAAATGGAAACCAGACACAAAAACATTAGATGACTGCCGTGAGTATGGACGTAATATTGCTCGCCAATGGGCATTACCTGCATAA
- the norR_1 gene encoding Anaerobic nitric oxide reductase transcription regulator norR: MFLGRRFFLTGHPRLEAIARAGDVVRFPADSQLPDPYDGLIPHHQHLKVHACVGLPLYAGQNLIGALTLDGMEPDQFDAFSNESLRLIAALAAGALNNALLIEQLENQNILSGKPIRFKPSGETEIIGLSLRMQQLKKEIDIVATSELNVLVSGETGTGKELVVKSIHEKIPSSRVSSYLFKLCGIT, translated from the coding sequence ATGTTTTTAGGTCGCCGATTCTTTTTGACGGGACACCCTCGGCTTGAAGCAATTGCAAGAGCTGGCGATGTAGTACGTTTTCCTGCGGATAGCCAGCTCCCTGATCCATACGATGGGTTAATTCCTCATCATCAGCATCTAAAAGTCCATGCTTGTGTCGGCTTACCTTTATATGCGGGGCAGAATCTTATTGGTGCATTAACATTAGATGGCATGGAACCTGATCAATTCGATGCATTTAGCAATGAGTCACTTAGGTTAATTGCTGCATTAGCTGCTGGGGCATTAAATAATGCATTACTTATTGAACAGCTTGAAAACCAAAATATATTGTCGGGTAAACCTATACGATTTAAACCTTCAGGAGAAACCGAAATCATCGGTTTATCTCTTCGTATGCAACAATTAAAAAAGGAAATCGATATTGTTGCTACGTCAGAATTAAATGTTCTGGTTAGCGGAGAAACGGGAACAGGAAAAGAATTAGTTGTTAAATCCATTCATGAAAAAATCCCTTCGAGCAGAGTATCCTCTTATTTATTTAAACTGTGCGGCATTACCTGA